In Lycium ferocissimum isolate CSIRO_LF1 chromosome 7, AGI_CSIRO_Lferr_CH_V1, whole genome shotgun sequence, the sequence ACTCGTCAAATCCTAGGGGAAGGAATTGAACCTTATCAGGATCAACGTCTTCACCATCTTTTACAGGAGGTTGCCAAAATAATCGTACCCCGTGTTCCTCGTCTTCCACATAGTTGATAATCCTTCCAGTTGGAGTGTGCAGGATGACAGGCTCTTCAGTATATACGAGTTTAGAAGGATCTTCAGGATCAGGCTCTGGTTCTTTGTTAAGTAGAACAAATTCTGGCTTTTGATCTgcaaaaaaatggaataaaaagtAAGTCTACAACAGGTCAAGAGAAACAATATGAATAGAAAAATAAGTACAGCAGAAGTACTAACTGCAGGTATATCTATTTTTTTCAGTGAATATATCAGGCACACGGGCCCtttgtgatttaaaaaaaaaaaaaagtatccatAACAGTGGGGAAGTTggttgaaaagaaaaatcaaacttaaaatattggagaaaatgacaaaaatggtcccttatattgCAGGGctggttcaaaatagtccctcaACTCCTCAAGTATGCACCTAAGGGCTTTAGTCCtcttaagtttgtcaaaagttccacacttttagtctccgtcaaatatttaacaattaaTGTTAGTCATATTTGACAAAAAGAGTGTTGAAAGAAAAGGTTTAACCATAGATACCAAGAAGTCCcatcaaatcctaaaatatacaatataaaAACAACATTAGACACTAAAAAGACAAACAAAGTAGCAAAagttacacctcaaaaagttGCACCAGAGTCTGgaaataataaatcaaaaataACGTGAACTACAAAATTGTACCTCTACATATGAGTTTCCGCTAATTTCCTTGTTTTCATAGTATCCGTCAAATCTAACAGATAGAGTTCGGCATATATTTGACGGAGAAAAAAAGTGTTAacttggcaaacttaaaggaccaaaactgttcgatgcatacttaagggactattttgaacctatccTCAAACACAAGGAACAGTTTTTGTTTTTCCCATGACAATCCCTGATagatgatgatataaaatgactttaaaaaaCTGACCGTTGGCCCACCAATATTCAAGCTCGGCAGGCATAGGTAATCGTAAAGGAGCTTTAATAAATGAGTTCAACCACATTTCTCTCTCTTCATCCACATCATGCACATATGCTTTCCAATAATCGGGAACCTGCTTAAAAAATGAATCAGCTCTAACTTCCCTTACATTTATAAAAGCAAAGATAATAAACAAAGTGAAGTTTCATTTTAACTCACTTCATGAAACTGGTTGATGAAACCTGGTGCCATCCACATATCATCTTCTTCATATAAATAGGGATGCTGAGGATCACTATAGGGACCTCTTTCTTCTCTCACCACTACAAGGAGACAAGCAAAGTTGGTTAGAAAAGTCGATAGCCCTTGAACCAACTCAACATATTCATGAAGGATGATCAGAATAGGGCAGATGATAATTTCAAATCTAGAAACTGATAGCTGattttgagagaaagagagggtgAAACGAAAATAAGGCAGACAATGGTATGTTATTCACAGCAAAATATAGGATCTCTTAAATACGAGACCCGAAACAACTAAACAATTATCTAAAACAAAATGCTAAGTCATATTCGAGTAGCAATTTGGACAAAGGAAAAGTTATTGATAGGAAAACAATTTAAAGGCATTACAGACCTACTGATGAGAAGAGCAATATTACAACATTGAAACAGAATACCAAAGGGGGCTTAATTTAAGATAATCATAGTGCAAAACATTAGAAATGCACAATATGAACCTACAATAATAAAAAGATGGTTAATCAGAGTTCATCTAGTAAATGACTTTCTGATAGAGAATATAGTTGCTTAACCTCCAAATATATTTGATAACCAAATATATCATTATTGGTAGACTTGATATGCGCTTGCCTACACTGACAACACTATCTTTCCCTCATGATTGTATAATTTCCTTCAGAAAGCAGATAATGACTTTTATCTTTTTGATAGATATAGTTGCATGGATACATTTCCATACAAATATGAGCTAATCCCTAAAAACAGGGTTTATACACACAGACACACATATATTATATGAATCTATTTGCTTCATAAGTAGGCTATCTCCTTTATTCCGCTGTCCCAACAACTGGTTTTCTTCTGTCGGAAGTGCTACTTAATCATATCCTTCAGTCACAAAGATGCACAAGTAAATGATCTCTCAGTTGATCAATTACAATTTTAACAAGTGTGTCTCGCTGTTAAAGAAAGAGGTATATCTTGGAGTGTCTATAACTTAGTGAATCAAATCATCCAATTTAATGTCCCATAAAATCtttgtaaatatgtatataagttcCTTTTGTTTtcactaaaactagggtttccaGCCATGTTCATTATTActtcattattgtgttcttagtagttcgctttggttattgagaatctgtccgtaatccatgaaaacccatactttgcattccatgggttcttaaatacaagatatgaacttttatgtttattttcttgaacttttacaTGCTTCATTTTCAGATTATTTCTGCATCATGAttaaacattattttcattaatattTATGACGACTCCTGTTATTCAGACTATTCATGTTTAAAAGTGTATCCCGCATCAGTTTATGTCCCATGTTGACTCAACaagtcatgtggttcgctcggtcacatgcagcaaggcatCAAGTGCTGTGTTACGTGACAATACACTACTCTTCATAGGCctcacttgtgggactacattgggtgttgttgttgttgttataatttagctttcaaatattttcttaaaacttAAATCAAGTATTATCCAAAAGACTAGTAAATGCTACGTAGtactaaaaaaaatagggaaaattaCGCAATATGTCtacttggagaaaatatttacgcgACATAACCCATATTTTGAATTTGTTACCCGGCTTAGCTCATATTTGGGTATAAACACCCAATTTTATACACTATTAgacacttttatacaagattgatacattatgtataatgctttcctctaggtataatattatataatagtccctccggataaaaaaaagtgtccacttagcctttttttcttggataaaaaaaagtgtccacttattaaatcaagaaacaattaatcttatctttccagatttgcccctattaagtgttatgtgatcaaatcccaatgcctatttaatgaggggtagtttagtcaattttacatttttttttcttggagtgattagtttcttaaggggtgtgcaaatggctaagtagactctttttttgattCGGAGGGAGTATTGTATAAATTAAAATATGGCTACGTGgcgtaatattttatattgggCGGTATATTTTCCAAAGCTATGGATGAGTTCTTGTATGGACAAGTTAAAATGATTAAGGTAATCAATTACTCCCTCTAGCtaatcccaatttatgtgatattttttgcTTTCCAAGATCCAAACTAcatgaactttgaccaacatttttgTTTACTCCGAATTTAGgcaatcaattgaatttgtaagtgaggtataggatatgtggatgaactttaatctattttgggttTATGAGATACAATTATGGATTTGCGTGCTATAGCATGTGTACGTGAATATATATGCTAATGATTTAAATAAAGATATGGATGTTTATGATTAAGCCAACTatattggaagaataagcataaAATGTCACTGATCCGGACCaaaggagagagagagcttcaatataatttctattacaatgttcttgaTCTTGAAAAAGCTAACCTTTAAAAGTAGGAAaatgccccctatttatagttttgccctaTGGGCCTTGTATACAACATaaagcccttttagaataaagtaaaccctaaaaggataaggttgggccgTACGATACGACACCCGTACGGTCGTCGGTATAATGTGACGAACGATGTTCTTTGCGTGGCGATTTATACCGATTAACCGGACTAACGGTCACGATCAACTCGGTTATCAGCAcgaaaccggaccaacggccacgatcgaCTCGGTCGGGAGAAACCGGATGGCTATGATGCGAGTTTGGTCCGGAGATGTCGGACAAAACAGGTTTGCTTCACTTTTCCCAGGTCAGCCGCAGCCGGTGCAATTCCATCGTTTCTAAGGGCAGACTCGGTGACCATGCCTGTCTCTTTTTATCTCCGGACCCCGGTCTCATTGGTCTTGCATATATCCGATTTTTACAGTATACaattttaagatatattttttcacCGAATTGATATGAGAAGTTGCAACTTATAGCACTTTTCATGtggttttcaaatatataaattttaatagacacaaaaaaataatctttaagTTTCGCTATTAGTTTCGTTTTTCGGTTGAAAGTTTaaattggataaaaaaaaaatagaagatacAGAAATTACTCCAAACCAAACACATCCTAGGAATAATAAACAATGAAGTCATACCAGATTGTAGATATGCACATCTACTCAACTAACATTAGTGAATATATAATagtttatgtcacgacccgcctaaagggccgcgacgggtacccggagctagatACCGAGCACCGTATATCATACCATTATCGTCTTAACCCATATTCATATAAGCTTCATAAACATGTACACATATCCACATATACCCGCATTCATGACAGCAAAAGAATAATGTACGAAATATGTATCGAGGGCACATGACAACTGCTACCCACatacaagtatctacgagcctctaactgaaactctGAGGTCATgacgatgggacaggaccccatcatatccaaatatgtacacaaaagaatatatcaagacagcacctccggtctatggaagtgctcTGGTGCAAGCTGATCTGACTCCTAGGAAGTGGGGttgtctccctgcctacctgtgggcatgagcacagcatccaaagaaaaagatgtcagtacgaacaatgtactgagtatgcaaggcatatatcataaagtAATAGAAGCACAAGAAACAAAGCAAAGATGAAAAGATAACtggtaactgcttgcctcttaaggcggagccaTGCACGCATACGCGTAacatctcatatcatatattgttgcagaacgtgcagcccgatccatatattgccgtggaacatacggcccgatccattatccatatagcccgcgtccgggataatatcatcatatgccagCTGATCAGGAGGCTATGCatctatatcatatatataatatacgtagcatgcatgagagcccaaataaaaatgcactctctcggagtgacataaggtcgtaaacctccgAGTACATTATGACGTCATCATCATTAGATCGTGTCTGATGCTCCATGACGTAACCTacggccatatgtaatatagctcagacataagccgaagccatatgctttatagcctggggccatatgtaatatagctcactTAGACACGAACAgtggccatatgctttatagcccactCAGTCACGTCAGGAAACCATTTAGAATGTCAAGCTTGAAAATCTTTCGAATTGGAGTCATCGTAAGATTCTTTAGGAACTATAAGCTTTTGGCATTTCTGGGCGTAAAATATAGAGAATATCATGTACAAAATCAACATATAggggtcatgcctttgaaagaagaaggggatagcctcacatacctttgtgtcTCCTTAACGTCGTCAACTAAAAGCTCTCCTTCCGACTTACAATTCTACATATAAGAGGGTTCGTGCGAAAGTTAGATTGTTGAAGGCATActtaagtttaaactaaagcggataaggctaacgaaaattgggcagcatttcgtttgtttcgacCACTTTTCCTTATATAACCAAACAGCTCCCAAGCAACACaaaaacatccataatatcataatgcgcaatTTCCCACAAATTAAACGTCATTCAACCTCTAAACTCATTTCCGGAATCCTCCATAACCATTACTAGAATACAAAGTCATACTTATTTGTAATTCGaattcttcaactactcaacacccttACTATCATAAAATAATTGTAATACTCACCTTGATTATGTAAGGATGATCTTTGGAtaaaaatactccacttgagtaGAACTCCACTTGGCTACCAAAGAGATTTTCAACTCCTATCGACCTTTAGGAAGCATttacacccttgattctactaatcttTGATGTTTAATCTTTGTTTCCCCTTTTTGAATATGTATTGATGTGTTagggagaggtttctagaggtttttggaagtttggagaaatgaagaatgagaaaaagaaggcaaaaccgtgcatatataaaaatagaatttggACCCGACCCGGAATATACGGtacaatatacggtccgtatattggaccgtatgttcctTCCAGAATCTCCAGAAATTTCCCCCTTCACTGGAAGAGttctacggccaaacatacgggccgtataaaatatacggtccgtacattggaccgtataatttccAGTTTTTTTcgatttcgttctcgtcgctttgtttgatctcgaatccttatggaaccttcttggtacttgtgcaACACCTCCTTAACGATCTAATGGACATTATAACTCATCCTTAAATCCTCACTAAACATTCCTTAGCTCGACGCCCATGAAATCCTTCCCAAACGTAACATGTACTCTACTTCCTTTCGACGAATCTAGTTTCCACCAAATCTTACGACTCCAAAATCTTATCGTCTATACACTAAGGCTGCCAATTGCCCTCTTATAGTCGTGGAGGTCTCGTGTCCGCCTTGACCGACGTTAGTCCATTCACGACACAACGTCACGAAAttaccgaggtgtaacattctcccccccttaagaacattcgtcctcgaatgttaacttCTCGGGAATCCtgcgaaaatttcgccagagtttcccctgcaATTTTGCACTGCCATCCTGTCACAaagaacccaaaataacattgcCACATAGGGCTACAGCATCAACAATAagaaatatggccacacacgacccggAAGCAATAAAGTAAAACATTTCATACCTGAGAGCACTGGTGTTTCACCTTGGGTCTCCGTTGGGGGTGGAAATAGATACGGATACTTGATCTTCAtagcttcttctgcttcccaagtcatctcctctctGTTATCGTTCCTCCATAATACCTTGACTGAAGcgacctctttatttctaagcttccgcacttgtctatctagtatagcaacaGGAACTTCTTCATAGGTCAATCTTTCAGTGACTTGAATGTCGCTTGCAGGTACGATTTTGGTCGGATCCCTAACgcatttacggagcattgatacatggaaaactggatgaactgaacTCAGCTCTGAGGGTAAGTCCAGCtcgtaagctacttggcccactctgcgtacaatcttgtagggcccaatgtatcgaggactaagcttacctttcttaccaaacctcattatccccttcattggcgatacctttaaaaatacccagtcattaacCTGAAATTCCAAATTTCTACGGCGATTGTcggcataagacttttggcggcTACGAGGTCGCCGCCAAACCGGTCTTGGATGAGCTTAATCTTCTCaaccgcttgctggatcaattctgggcctattagttgcgtctctcccacttcaaaccatccaataggcgatctacacttccttccatacaaggcctcataaggagccatttgaatactggcgtgataactgttgttgtaggcaaattcaataagtggcaaatgatcctcccaattCCCGCCAAAGTCTAACGCACAAGCTCGCAACATGTCttctaaggtctgaatagtgcgttcagcttgtccatcggtctgTGGATGGAATGCCATGCTAAATTTCACGTGAGTGCCCtatccttcttgaaaggatctccGAATTTAATTCAGAAATTGTGCTCCTTTGTCATTAATGATAGATATAGGAATGCCATGaagccgcactatctctttgagaTATAATCTAGCatagtcttctgctgaatatgtagaTCTGACCGGGAGAAAATGTGCTGAttttgtgagcctatcaacgatcacccaaatgGAGTCATATTTATGTCGAGAACGAGGTAATCCAACGacaaaatccatgttgatcgcctcccatttccaagttggaatttctatttCTTAAGAGCCTGTTTCGGTTtcggtgctcgattttcacctGATGACGCttggacattgagccacaaactcggctatatctctcttcattccttcccaccaatacatcagtTTGAGGTTGCGGTACATTTTCGTCGCTCCAGGATGGATGGAATAAcgggaataatgagcttcttccaaaaTCCGACGACGAAGCCCCGCAatatccggaacacataacttTTTGTTTTGATACACGAGAACCCCGTCTGTCGAGACTTGAACGGTGACTTCTCTTTGGGAATCGCACCCCTTTATAAtgcttcaatttgggatccttgtattgacgctcttttatttctgtgtCCAAGGATTAAACAGCTGGGTTAAGCACATTAATTCCCGTATCGTCCGATTCCATTAAACGAACTCCTAAACTAGCCAGCTGGTGAAGTTCACGAGCTAATTCCTTTCTTTACGCGGAACATCACTTCGGCTACCCATtgatttacgactaagagcatcagctacaatATTTGCTTTACCAGGATAGTATAGAATATTtacgtcataatccttcagcagctctaaccatcgcctttgacgCAGGTTTAAttccttttgcttaaaaatatattggagactcttgtgatctgtgtagatgtccacatggacaccatacaagtagtgcctccatatttttaGAGCGTGAATGACCGCAGCCaactcaaggtcatgggtcggataatttttctcatgcttTCGCAGTTGCCTGGAggcataggcaatgaccttgccgtgctgcatcaatacacagcccaaCCCGACACCTAAGGCATCGCAATACACCACATAACCTTCTGTCCTTACCGGAAGCGTCGGACCTGGGCTGAGGTCAACCTATCTTTCAGCTCTTGAAAGCcccgctcacaagcatctgtccattgaaatttagcagCTTTCTGTGTTAGCTTCGCCAATGGTGCCAAAATcgaggaaaatccttccacaaatctcctgtaatatccggCTAGACCCAGGAAGTTACGGACTTCtataggtgtcgtaggtcttggccaagtcttcacagcttcaatcttttgggtatcaaCCTGAATACCATCGGATGAgatgatatggcccagaaaagtcacagagttcaaccagaattcacattttgaaaatttagcatacaatttgtGAGCTCGGAGAATCCCaagaacagtacgcaaatgTTCTGCATGCTCTCCTTCAGATTtggaatataccagaatatcatcgatgaacacaattatAAACAAATCCAAGAATGGCctaaacacatcattcatcaggttcatgaataccgctggagcgttagtcaacccaaacgacatcacccgaaattcataatgaccatatctggtcctgaatgtcgtctttggaatatcttcttctttgactcttacctggtggtatcctgacctcaaatctatcttggaaaaccacttggctccTTGTAGTTGATCGAATAGatcatcgatcctcggaagtggatacttattctttattgtcacccggttcaactgcctataatcgatacacatccgcaaggatccatctttcttccttacgaaTAAAACAGGTGCTCCCACGATGATGGGCCTAATGAACCCCTTCTTgagtaaatctttcaactgtgcttTTAATTCCTTCAATTGCAGTGTGCCATTACagaaggagggatagatattggctcTGTCGAcaatacatcaatagtgaaTTCAATTTCCCGTTACGGTGGAAGGCCCGGAAGCTCGTGCCTCCGGAAATACATGCGGAAACTCGTTCACTACCGAACggattgaagagttggcggctttgcttccgtatcatggactcgaactaaatgataaatatggcccttggcaatcatcttcaCTTGCCTTGAGGTAGAAATAAATCTTCCTCTTGGAGATGCGGTGTTACCCTTCCACTACAGAATCGGTTCTCCGGAATTAAAATCGGACCACGCCCCCCTGCCGACATttgcataacaagaagctaaccggTCCGTGCCCATAATAACGTCGAAGTCCAAGCATTTCGGTTCAATCAAATCGACTACGGGCGTCGACCACCCACTACAACTATACAAATTTCCCTATAGATTTGCTTGGCTAATCGGTCACCAACTGGTGGACaacaaaaggtttgattggctcg encodes:
- the LOC132062268 gene encoding protein TIC 100 yields the protein MLRKCVRDPTKIVPASDIQVTERLTYEEVPVAILDRQVRKLRNKEVASVKVLWRNDNREEMTWEAEEAMKIKYPYLFPPPTETQGETPVLSGWQCKIAGETLAKFSQDSREITYHCLPYFRFTLSFSQNQLSVSRFEIIICPILIILHEYVELVQGLSTFLTNFACLLVVVREERGPYSDPQHPYLYEEDDMWMAPGFINQFHEVPDYWKAYVHDVDEEREMWLNSFIKAPLRLPMPAELEYWWANDQKPEFVLLNKEPEPDPEDPSKLVYTEEPVILHTPTGRIINYVEDEEHGVRLFWQPPVKDGEDVDPDKVQFLPLGFDEFYGRGTAVKSDNVWKRFVTSLENACKPMFEKMEKWTEEKKKAGEMKMELLKKEFELAEAELSLKEALEDMDEELKRMQEEEEKKVKMGTQEEDDIATSEEPTDKLEKTWVEKREDEEEEEEEDEEEGTASSFGFVDNQSSAKSDKKDSKAGKAPFGASSLSFAAWSLVPTVPPKLQHTFTAWKGKLMPKPSSPLSASSNIHEFPKDQQTPRSISFPLTVGINGSLRAVSQGQLPEKYISKSRIRNRSKQKTSSQIQGYQEELCFNILSLHTPLPL